The following are encoded together in the Streptomyces sp. NBC_00358 genome:
- a CDS encoding aKG-HExxH-type peptide beta-hydroxylase codes for MILPAVPARAVDELGRTEGGPETLGLLVRDQHTRRLLLLRAVLDAAESAGPGVCPAPVLTRLREDWALLEEAERLEGSARVGDRSHGGGPCPGPPGGPGSGWPDGSLAGLGRPGLQAPVSEGPGPYGSAAAFSWPGGSVPEAGGPDGCVPAPGSRGGPGPAAGGPYGSAAVYAGPYGSTPGHGPSGGSARASGSRGAHVDVSDGDPASGNRPPPSLVRALLLHPFIGPWARDALRALGAGAGPSAGRDPREPARALAHFGSLAAVAAARAGVSYAVRLTAHDGVLTLPSLGALRTGGGSGYGDTAVGVVHRRGRLTLRRPGEADVVVRLQSGAGAWSDAEAWTPAYALPGLVPGSAAVPLDDLDPYRTARGGPRPDTLSGPVTLDDAERKHWLHTWSGTAAALGLGGERRLAEAVTLLRCMVPLSAPPGSGPGRSGGSCSGTRREAFGAVLSSAPATATTFAATLVHEIQHTKLAALGEMVTLHHASPHARHFAPWRPDPRPYDGLLQGAYSHLALADFFQRCALAATLPARRDAAWAQHARYQEQVGAVLPALVGSGDLTVRGRQFVDRMVEVYERLAEQPPPRGHAARATAYVQAARALWTRRHTPGE; via the coding sequence GTGATCCTGCCCGCGGTCCCGGCACGGGCCGTGGACGAACTCGGCCGCACCGAAGGCGGCCCCGAGACCCTCGGGCTCCTCGTCCGCGACCAGCACACCCGGCGGCTGCTGCTGCTCCGCGCGGTCCTCGACGCGGCCGAGTCGGCCGGCCCGGGCGTCTGCCCGGCTCCCGTCCTGACCCGGCTCCGCGAGGACTGGGCCCTGCTGGAGGAGGCCGAACGCCTGGAGGGGTCCGCCCGCGTCGGGGACCGTTCCCACGGGGGTGGTCCGTGCCCCGGGCCGCCCGGCGGCCCGGGGTCCGGGTGGCCGGACGGTTCCCTGGCGGGACTCGGCCGGCCGGGGCTTCAGGCGCCGGTGTCCGAGGGGCCCGGGCCCTACGGTTCCGCGGCGGCGTTCTCGTGGCCGGGGGGTTCCGTGCCGGAGGCCGGGGGACCGGACGGTTGCGTGCCGGCGCCCGGGAGCCGAGGCGGTCCCGGGCCGGCGGCCGGGGGCCCGTACGGTTCCGCGGCGGTGTACGCCGGGCCGTACGGTTCCACGCCGGGACACGGCCCGTCGGGTGGTTCCGCGCGGGCGTCCGGGAGCCGAGGTGCGCACGTGGACGTGTCCGACGGGGATCCGGCGTCCGGGAACCGTCCTCCACCGTCCCTCGTCCGCGCTCTGCTCCTTCACCCGTTCATCGGCCCCTGGGCCCGGGACGCCCTGCGCGCACTCGGGGCCGGTGCGGGCCCGAGCGCGGGCCGGGACCCCCGCGAACCGGCGCGAGCGCTCGCCCACTTCGGGTCCCTCGCCGCCGTGGCCGCCGCCCGCGCCGGGGTGTCCTACGCGGTGCGGCTGACCGCCCACGACGGCGTGCTGACGCTGCCCTCGCTCGGCGCGCTGCGGACGGGCGGCGGCTCCGGTTACGGGGACACCGCGGTGGGTGTCGTACACCGGCGCGGGCGGCTGACGCTCCGGCGGCCCGGGGAGGCGGACGTGGTCGTCCGCCTGCAGAGCGGCGCCGGCGCATGGTCGGACGCCGAGGCCTGGACACCCGCGTACGCGCTGCCCGGTCTGGTGCCCGGCTCGGCCGCCGTCCCGCTGGACGACCTCGACCCCTATCGCACCGCACGCGGCGGACCCCGCCCGGACACGCTGAGCGGCCCGGTCACCCTCGACGACGCCGAGCGCAAGCACTGGCTGCACACCTGGTCGGGCACCGCGGCGGCGCTCGGGCTCGGCGGTGAGCGACGGCTCGCGGAAGCGGTGACCCTGCTGCGCTGCATGGTCCCGCTCTCCGCGCCGCCCGGCTCGGGGCCGGGCCGGTCCGGCGGCAGTTGCAGCGGCACCCGGCGCGAGGCCTTCGGCGCCGTCCTCAGCAGCGCGCCCGCGACGGCGACCACGTTCGCGGCCACCCTCGTCCACGAGATCCAGCACACCAAACTCGCCGCGCTGGGCGAGATGGTGACGCTCCATCACGCGAGCCCGCACGCACGCCACTTCGCCCCCTGGCGCCCCGATCCGCGCCCGTACGACGGCCTGTTGCAGGGCGCCTACTCCCATCTCGCGCTGGCGGACTTCTTCCAGCGCTGCGCGCTCGCCGCCACCCTTCCCGCCCGCCGGGACGCCGCCTGGGCGCAGCACGCGCGCTACCAGGAGCAGGTCGGCGCCGTTCTGCCGGCGCTGGTCGGATCGGGTGATCTGACCGTGCGGGGGCGCCAGTTCGTCGACCGCATGGTCGAGGTGTACGAACGGCTCGCCGAGCAGCCTCCGCCGCGCGGGCACGCGGCGCGCGCGACGGCGTACGTACAGGCCGCCCGGGCGCTGTGGACCCGGCGCCACACACCGGGCGAATGA
- a CDS encoding FxsB family cyclophane-forming radical SAM/SPASM peptide maturase, with protein sequence MHGRCNLACRYCYLYEGPDHSWRTRPAAAPPEVLERTALRIGEHARAHGTTALSLVLHGGEPLLAGVDTLARFTDLVRDRVPGGCTVHATVQTNATLLTERRLAVLARHSVRVGISLDGGLPEHNTLRTDHAGRPSWPAAARGARLIAERHPQAYAGILTVVDPTTDPVELYESLLALRPPALDLLLPHGNWSTRPPHRGDSGTPYGDWLCAVFDRWWRAGRRETRVRLFEECVALLLGLPAATESLGLAPFDAVVVETDGSIEQVDSLKSCYEGAARTGLDVFRNDFDEALRHPGVAARQAGAASLSARCRACPLLAVCGGGHYAHRYRAGHGFANPSVYCADLQRFIHHVARRLAGAAAAPAVRAAAEGDVP encoded by the coding sequence ATGCACGGCCGCTGCAACCTCGCCTGCCGCTACTGCTACCTCTACGAGGGCCCCGACCACTCCTGGCGCACCCGTCCCGCCGCCGCACCGCCCGAAGTCCTGGAACGGACCGCGCTCAGGATCGGCGAACACGCCCGCGCCCACGGCACGACGGCCCTGTCCCTGGTCCTGCACGGCGGTGAACCCCTGCTGGCGGGCGTGGACACCCTCGCCCGGTTCACCGATCTCGTACGCGACCGGGTACCGGGCGGCTGCACCGTGCACGCCACCGTCCAGACCAACGCCACCCTGCTCACCGAACGGCGGCTGGCCGTCCTGGCCCGGCACTCCGTCCGCGTCGGCATCAGCCTGGACGGCGGCCTGCCCGAGCACAACACGCTGCGCACCGACCACGCCGGACGCCCGTCCTGGCCCGCCGCCGCGCGCGGCGCCCGGCTGATCGCCGAACGCCACCCGCAGGCGTACGCCGGGATCCTCACCGTCGTGGACCCCACGACGGACCCGGTCGAGCTGTACGAGTCGCTGCTCGCGCTGCGCCCGCCGGCACTGGACCTGCTGCTCCCGCACGGCAACTGGTCCACGCGGCCACCGCACCGGGGCGACTCGGGGACCCCTTACGGCGACTGGCTGTGCGCCGTCTTCGACCGCTGGTGGCGGGCCGGGCGGCGCGAGACGCGGGTGCGGCTCTTCGAGGAGTGCGTCGCGCTGCTCCTCGGACTGCCCGCCGCCACCGAGTCGCTGGGCCTCGCCCCCTTCGACGCCGTCGTCGTGGAGACGGACGGCTCCATCGAGCAGGTCGACTCCCTCAAGTCCTGTTACGAGGGGGCGGCCAGGACCGGCCTCGACGTCTTCCGGAACGATTTCGACGAGGCCCTGCGCCACCCCGGCGTCGCGGCCCGGCAGGCGGGCGCCGCCTCGCTGTCCGCGCGCTGCCGGGCCTGTCCGCTGCTCGCCGTCTGCGGCGGCGGACACTACGCGCATCGATACCGCGCCGGACACGGCTTCGCCAACCCGTCCGTGTACTGCGCCGACCTCCAGCGCTTCATCCACCACGTCGCGCGAAGACTCGCCGGGGCGGCTGCCGCGCCCGCCGTCCGCGCCGCCGCCGAAGGAGACGTCCCGTGA
- the fxsA gene encoding FxSxx-COOH cyclophane-containing RiPP peptide has product MGVRDDTGDDIRDGVPDDVRDEASDGVPDGARGRDVAAEPPDPLELDLAELRTVQHPVLAEVLAELRERAGQPSEILWGFNNAF; this is encoded by the coding sequence ATGGGCGTACGCGACGACACGGGGGACGACATACGGGACGGCGTCCCGGACGACGTGCGGGACGAGGCCAGTGACGGCGTCCCGGACGGCGCGCGAGGCCGCGATGTCGCGGCGGAGCCCCCGGATCCGCTGGAACTGGACCTGGCGGAGCTCCGGACCGTCCAACACCCCGTACTGGCCGAGGTGCTGGCCGAGTTGCGGGAGCGCGCCGGGCAGCCGAGCGAGATCCTCTGGGGATTCAACAACGCCTTCTGA